In one Oscillospiraceae bacterium genomic region, the following are encoded:
- a CDS encoding N-acetylneuraminate lyase, producing the protein MSKLERYQGIFPAFYACYEDDGSVSPERTRALARHLLDKGVKGLYVGGSSGECIYQSVDERKAVLENVMAEVGGKLTVIAHVACNNTADSRELARHAESLGVDAVASIPPIYFHLPDHAIAQYWNDISAAAPNTDFIIYNIPQLAGVALSIPLLKKMRENPRVIGVKNSSMPTQDIQMWKDEGGPDFVVMNGPDEQFISGLAMGATGGIGGTYAVMPELYLKAYELFTAGKVNEARDVQNEICRIIYKMCSAHGNLYAVMKAILAKQGVACGSVRAPMPGLIDSDMAVVDTAALWIEQIVRACC; encoded by the coding sequence ATGAGCAAATTGGAGCGTTACCAGGGGATTTTCCCCGCCTTTTACGCCTGCTATGAGGACGACGGCAGCGTCTCGCCCGAGCGCACCCGCGCCCTGGCCCGGCACCTGCTGGACAAGGGGGTCAAGGGCCTGTACGTGGGCGGCTCCTCCGGCGAGTGCATCTACCAGAGCGTGGACGAGCGCAAGGCCGTGCTGGAGAACGTGATGGCCGAGGTGGGGGGCAAGCTCACCGTCATCGCCCACGTAGCCTGCAACAACACCGCGGACTCCCGGGAGCTGGCCCGCCACGCCGAGTCCCTGGGGGTGGACGCCGTCGCCTCCATCCCGCCCATCTACTTCCACCTGCCCGACCACGCCATCGCCCAGTACTGGAACGACATCTCCGCCGCCGCCCCCAACACCGACTTCATCATCTACAACATCCCCCAGCTGGCCGGGGTGGCCCTGTCCATCCCCCTGCTGAAGAAGATGCGGGAGAACCCCCGGGTCATCGGCGTGAAGAACTCCTCCATGCCCACCCAGGACATCCAGATGTGGAAGGACGAGGGGGGGCCGGACTTCGTGGTGATGAACGGGCCCGACGAGCAGTTCATCTCGGGCCTGGCCATGGGCGCCACCGGCGGCATCGGCGGCACCTACGCCGTCATGCCGGAGCTCTACCTCAAGGCCTATGAGCTGTTCACCGCCGGGAAGGTCAACGAGGCCCGGGACGTGCAGAACGAGATCTGCCGCATCATCTATAAGATGTGCTCCGCCCACGGCAACCTCTACGCCGTCATGAAGGCCATCCTGGCCAAGCAGGGCGTGGCGTGCGGCAGCGTCCGCGCGCCCATGCCGGGCCTTATCGACAGCGATATGGCCGTGGTGGACACCGCGGCGCTCTGGATTGAGCAGATCGTCAGGGCCTGCTGCTGA
- the ABC-MSP gene encoding sugar ABC transporter permease has translation MKSNTGRSTAYKIASIVILVILALLFLFPLYWIVTGAFKPATDIYAKEPKLFPTEWVITNFQNLFNKRTAPLFQIFGIEGPSAPAAFRWLINTVFMSVAAMLLTCLTAAMAGYALAKKRFRGRAILFGLIVCAMALPKQVILIPLLREMSALGLYDTLWAVIFPTVGWPFGVFLMKQFAESIPDEILEAARVDGSSELRTFGTIVFPMIKPGVGALAIFTFINSWNDYFMQLIMLTSGSNFTMPLGIATLQAETSVDTGLLMAGAALAAIPIIVVFLIFQKYFTQGITMGAVKG, from the coding sequence ATGAAAAGCAATACCGGACGCAGTACGGCGTATAAAATCGCCTCCATCGTCATTCTGGTGATCCTGGCGCTCCTGTTCCTCTTCCCGCTCTACTGGATTGTCACCGGCGCCTTCAAGCCCGCCACCGACATCTACGCGAAGGAGCCCAAGCTCTTCCCCACCGAGTGGGTGATCACCAACTTCCAGAACCTGTTCAACAAGCGCACGGCGCCCCTCTTCCAGATCTTCGGCATCGAGGGCCCCTCCGCGCCCGCGGCCTTCCGCTGGCTCATCAACACCGTGTTCATGTCCGTGGCGGCCATGCTGCTCACCTGCCTCACCGCCGCCATGGCGGGCTACGCCCTGGCTAAGAAGCGCTTCCGCGGCCGGGCCATCCTCTTCGGCCTGATTGTGTGCGCTATGGCCCTGCCCAAGCAGGTCATCCTGATCCCCCTGCTGCGGGAGATGTCCGCCCTGGGCCTCTACGACACCCTGTGGGCGGTGATTTTCCCCACCGTGGGCTGGCCCTTCGGCGTGTTTTTGATGAAGCAGTTCGCCGAGAGCATCCCGGACGAGATTCTGGAGGCGGCCCGGGTGGACGGCTCCAGCGAGCTGCGCACCTTCGGCACCATCGTATTCCCCATGATCAAGCCCGGCGTGGGCGCGCTGGCCATCTTCACCTTCATCAACTCCTGGAACGACTACTTCATGCAGTTGATTATGCTCACCAGCGGCTCCAACTTCACCATGCCGCTGGGCATCGCCACCCTCCAGGCGGAGACCTCGGTGGACACCGGCCTGCTGATGGCGGGCGCGGCCCTGGCCGCCATCCCCATCATCGTCGTGTTCCTGATTTTCCAGAAGTACTTCACCCAGGGGATCACGATGGGCGCCGTCAAAGGCTAA
- a CDS encoding membrane protein: protein MKRISAPQVATMFTGCFLGAGFLSGQELLQFFARFGGYGVAGMALSVCAFCGFGLMVLRIAKRTGFTEFDRIVIHRDLPRLRGFLSGVFLFFLFGVMVSMIAGAGALLHQLLGLPALAGNAIMSALVLAVALSGAAGLVASFSVVVPLLVIAAAAVGVLAFLRLPAGPVQALPFSGENPLLGNWFFSALSFISYNMMAAVSILVPLTGGMEDGRTIHRGMALGAGLLTAISACILLPMVCFRDLVGSAELPMLALAGRALPALGAVYALLLFCGMFTAALSALFAVTSRLQAWRRGRLSGPRLNVLLCLLAFGGSVFGFKNMISFVYPVCGYIGFLALAGIAAHALSLRRQDGALEAKK, encoded by the coding sequence ATGAAGCGGATTTCGGCGCCCCAGGTGGCCACCATGTTCACCGGCTGCTTTCTGGGGGCGGGCTTTCTCTCCGGGCAGGAGCTGCTGCAATTCTTCGCGCGCTTCGGCGGGTACGGCGTCGCGGGCATGGCCCTGTCGGTGTGCGCCTTCTGCGGCTTCGGCCTGATGGTGCTGCGTATCGCCAAGCGCACGGGGTTCACCGAGTTCGACCGGATCGTCATCCACCGGGATCTCCCCCGGCTGCGGGGCTTCCTCAGCGGGGTGTTCCTCTTTTTCCTCTTCGGGGTCATGGTGAGCATGATCGCCGGGGCCGGGGCGCTGCTCCACCAGCTGCTGGGCCTCCCCGCCCTGGCGGGCAACGCGATCATGTCCGCCCTGGTGCTGGCGGTGGCCCTGTCCGGGGCGGCGGGGCTGGTGGCCTCCTTCAGCGTGGTGGTGCCCCTGCTGGTGATCGCCGCGGCCGCGGTGGGGGTGCTGGCCTTCCTGCGCCTGCCCGCCGGACCCGTCCAGGCCCTCCCCTTCTCGGGGGAAAATCCCCTGCTGGGCAACTGGTTCTTCTCCGCCCTCTCCTTCATCTCCTACAATATGATGGCCGCCGTCTCCATCCTGGTGCCCCTCACCGGCGGCATGGAGGACGGGCGCACCATCCACCGGGGCATGGCCCTGGGGGCCGGGCTGCTCACGGCCATCTCCGCCTGCATCCTGCTGCCCATGGTGTGCTTCCGGGATCTGGTGGGCTCCGCCGAGCTGCCCATGCTGGCTCTGGCGGGGCGGGCCCTGCCCGCGCTGGGCGCGGTGTACGCCCTGCTGCTCTTCTGCGGCATGTTCACCGCCGCCCTCTCCGCACTCTTCGCGGTCACCTCCCGGCTCCAGGCGTGGCGGCGGGGCAGGCTGTCCGGCCCACGGCTCAACGTCCTGCTCTGCCTGCTGGCCTTTGGCGGCAGCGTCTTTGGTTTTAAAAATATGATCAGCTTCGTCTATCCCGTGTGCGGGTACATCGGCTTCCTGGCCCTGGCGGGGATTGCCGCCCACGCCCTGTCTCTGCGGCGGCAGGACGGGGCATTGGAGGCAAAAAAGTGA
- the nagA_1 gene encoding N-acetylglucosamine-6-phosphate deacetylase produces the protein MRITGGLAFDVHEGFVARDVCTDGRLLSARSGDDAVLDAAGCYIIPGLTDVHFHGCKGADFSDGDPEGLRAMAEYELSRGVTQICPAGMTLEREQLLRICKNAAAHRAENRPGAALCGVNLEGPFLSLAKKGAQNGAWLQDPSAELLRELFIASHGLVKLVSVAPELPGAIDFIRAVGEEVTVSLAHTTADYDTAMEAFRAGARQVTHLYNAMPPFSHRAPGVVGAAFDTAACKVELICDGVHVHPSVVRATFQMFGANRVILISDSMRAAGMPDGEYTLGGQAVTVKGSRATLADGTLAGSVTDLMGCLKTCVGMGVPLADAVRAAAVNSAKAIGMYSRTGSLDCGKLASLAVLDKNLDLRAVVFRGALASCEL, from the coding sequence ATGCGGATAACGGGTGGCCTGGCCTTTGACGTTCACGAGGGCTTCGTGGCCCGGGACGTGTGCACCGACGGGCGGCTGCTGAGTGCCCGCAGCGGGGACGACGCCGTGCTGGACGCGGCGGGCTGCTACATCATCCCCGGCCTGACCGACGTACATTTCCACGGCTGCAAGGGGGCCGATTTCAGCGACGGCGACCCCGAGGGCCTCCGGGCCATGGCGGAGTACGAGCTCAGCCGCGGCGTGACCCAGATCTGCCCCGCGGGCATGACCCTGGAGCGGGAGCAGCTGCTGCGCATCTGTAAAAACGCCGCCGCCCACCGGGCGGAAAACCGCCCCGGCGCGGCCCTGTGCGGCGTGAACCTGGAGGGGCCCTTCCTCTCCCTGGCGAAAAAGGGGGCTCAGAACGGCGCGTGGCTCCAGGATCCCAGCGCGGAGCTGCTGCGGGAGCTGTTCATCGCCTCCCACGGCCTGGTGAAGCTGGTGTCCGTGGCCCCCGAGCTGCCCGGCGCCATCGACTTCATCCGCGCGGTGGGGGAGGAGGTCACGGTCTCCCTGGCCCACACCACGGCGGACTACGACACCGCCATGGAGGCTTTCCGGGCCGGCGCCCGGCAGGTCACCCACCTCTATAACGCCATGCCGCCCTTCTCCCACCGCGCCCCCGGCGTGGTGGGCGCGGCCTTCGACACCGCGGCCTGCAAGGTGGAGCTGATCTGCGACGGTGTGCACGTCCACCCCAGCGTGGTGCGCGCCACCTTCCAGATGTTCGGCGCAAACCGGGTCATCCTGATCTCCGACTCCATGCGGGCGGCGGGGATGCCAGACGGGGAGTACACCCTGGGCGGCCAGGCCGTCACGGTGAAGGGGAGCCGCGCCACCCTGGCGGACGGCACCCTGGCCGGGTCGGTTACCGACCTGATGGGCTGCCTCAAGACCTGCGTCGGCATGGGGGTCCCCCTGGCCGACGCGGTGCGCGCGGCGGCGGTAAACTCCGCCAAGGCCATCGGCATGTACAGCCGCACCGGCAGCCTGGACTGCGGCAAGCTGGCCAGCCTGGCGGTGCTGGACAAAAATCTGGACCTGCGGGCCGTGGTCTTCCGCGGCGCGCTGGCGTCCTGCGAGCTCTAG
- a CDS encoding UPF0324 membrane protein, with amino-acid sequence MKKEMLPGLLVCLAISVPAWFLGKLVPVVGAPVFAILAGMVIALFWKDKAKIRSGVAFTSKKILQYAVILLGFGMNLSVVAETGLQSLPIILATITTSLVIAYVLHRVMHIPGKISTLVGVGSSICGGSAIAATAPVIDADDEEVAQAISVIFFFNVLAAVFFPALGALLGFDTTSGEAFGIFAGTAVNDTSSVTAAASTWDSMYRLGSATLDKAVTVKLTRTLAIIPITLVLALLRARRAEEGAARVQLRKVFPFFILYFILASVVTTAAVGLGAPVSVFSPVKTLSKFFIVMAMSAIGLNTDLVKLVKTGGKPLLMGLCCWVGITGVSLALQLVLGLW; translated from the coding sequence ATGAAAAAAGAGATGCTGCCGGGCCTGCTGGTGTGCCTGGCAATTTCGGTGCCCGCGTGGTTCCTGGGGAAGCTGGTTCCCGTGGTGGGGGCCCCGGTGTTCGCCATCCTGGCGGGCATGGTAATCGCGCTGTTCTGGAAGGACAAGGCCAAAATCCGCAGCGGCGTGGCCTTTACCTCCAAAAAAATCCTCCAGTACGCCGTGATCCTGCTGGGCTTCGGTATGAACCTCTCCGTGGTGGCCGAGACGGGGCTCCAGTCCCTGCCCATCATCCTGGCCACCATCACCACCTCGCTGGTGATCGCCTACGTGCTGCACCGTGTGATGCACATCCCCGGCAAGATCTCCACCCTGGTGGGGGTGGGGTCCTCCATCTGCGGCGGCTCCGCCATCGCGGCCACCGCCCCGGTCATCGACGCGGACGACGAGGAGGTGGCCCAGGCCATCTCGGTCATCTTTTTTTTCAACGTGCTGGCCGCCGTATTCTTCCCCGCCCTCGGCGCGCTGCTGGGGTTCGACACCACGTCGGGGGAGGCCTTCGGCATCTTCGCAGGCACCGCCGTGAACGACACCTCCTCGGTCACCGCGGCGGCCTCCACCTGGGATTCCATGTACCGCCTGGGCTCGGCCACGTTGGACAAGGCGGTCACCGTCAAGCTCACCCGCACCCTGGCCATTATTCCCATCACCCTGGTGCTGGCCCTGCTGCGCGCCCGGAGGGCGGAGGAGGGGGCCGCAAGGGTGCAGCTGCGCAAGGTGTTCCCCTTTTTCATCCTCTATTTCATCCTGGCCAGCGTAGTTACCACGGCGGCGGTGGGGCTGGGCGCGCCCGTGTCGGTCTTTTCCCCCGTCAAGACCCTGAGCAAGTTCTTCATCGTCATGGCCATGAGCGCCATCGGGCTGAATACCGACCTTGTCAAGCTGGTCAAAACCGGCGGCAAGCCCCTGCTGATGGGCCTGTGCTGCTGGGTGGGCATCACCGGGGTGAGCCTGGCGCTGCAGCTGGTCCTGGGGCTGTGGTAA
- a CDS encoding alpha/beta hydrolase, which translates to MSYFLYNTKKVFYRQVGRGKPVVFLHGNAASSGMFELLLPLYQEHFTVILVDFLGHGQSDRLERFPADLWFDEGLQTVALLEHLGCPKADLVGTSGGAFAALNAALERPDLIGRVVADSFEGRTLYPDFSKNLLTERALAKGDANARLFYEWCHGEDWARIVDQDTQTLVRFARSGLPLFRKPLDTLQNPLLLMGSREDDMIPDPLEEYLQIKKLVRRCSVHVFETGGHPAIASNSEEAARIITEFLNR; encoded by the coding sequence ATGTCATACTTTTTATACAACACCAAGAAGGTCTTTTACAGGCAGGTGGGCCGGGGAAAGCCCGTGGTTTTCCTGCACGGAAACGCCGCCTCCTCCGGGATGTTTGAGCTGCTCCTACCCCTCTACCAGGAGCACTTTACCGTCATACTGGTTGATTTCCTGGGACATGGGCAGTCCGACAGGCTGGAAAGGTTCCCGGCGGATCTTTGGTTTGACGAGGGGCTGCAGACGGTCGCGCTGCTGGAGCACCTGGGCTGCCCCAAGGCCGACCTGGTGGGGACGAGCGGGGGCGCATTCGCCGCCCTCAACGCGGCGTTGGAGCGCCCTGATTTAATCGGCAGGGTGGTCGCCGATAGCTTCGAGGGGAGAACCCTGTACCCGGATTTTTCAAAAAACCTGCTGACGGAGCGGGCGCTTGCCAAAGGGGACGCCAATGCCAGGCTGTTCTATGAGTGGTGCCATGGGGAGGACTGGGCGCGCATCGTCGATCAGGACACACAAACCCTGGTACGGTTTGCGCGCTCCGGCCTGCCCCTGTTCCGCAAGCCTCTGGACACGCTGCAAAATCCGCTGCTGCTCATGGGGAGCAGGGAGGACGATATGATACCGGATCCGCTGGAGGAGTACTTGCAGATTAAAAAGCTGGTGCGGCGGTGCTCGGTCCACGTGTTTGAGACGGGAGGGCACCCGGCCATCGCCTCCAACTCGGAGGAGGCCGCGCGGATTATCACCGAATTTTTAAACCGGTAA
- a CDS encoding germination protein: MVIHVVVPGDTVYGIARQYGVPPSQIIGDNELANPARLAVGQALVVRFPEQVHTVRAGENITAIARRYGLTLRQLYRNNPILRGEPVIYPGQTIVISYRDEGPKPPISVNGYAYPFIDKDLLQRTLPYLTYLTPFTYGITPQGGLVDLEDEVLLAMARSGGVAPLMHLSTLTEEGNFSNDLAHLVLTDMGVQDNLVANVVRTLEEKGYRGLDVDFEFVFPEDAPRYAAFLARLRTVLNPLGLPVIAALAPKTSATQRGLLYEGHDYRAIGAAVDEVLLMTYEWGYTYGPPMAVAPLPNVRAVVEYALTEIPAEKLWLGVPNYGYDWPLPFVKGETRARSISSRQAVNLAVRYGAAIQYSDYAQAPWFRYTDGEGRAHEVWFEDARSIRAKLALIPEYGMIGAGYWNLMRPFPQNWRVLDGFYDIRQV; this comes from the coding sequence ATGGTCATCCACGTAGTCGTGCCGGGCGACACCGTCTACGGCATCGCCCGGCAGTACGGCGTCCCCCCGTCCCAGATCATCGGGGACAACGAGCTGGCCAACCCCGCCCGGCTGGCGGTGGGCCAGGCGCTGGTCGTCCGCTTCCCCGAGCAGGTGCACACCGTCCGCGCCGGGGAGAATATCACCGCCATCGCCCGGCGCTACGGGCTCACCCTGCGCCAGCTCTACCGCAACAACCCCATCCTCCGGGGGGAGCCGGTGATCTACCCCGGCCAGACCATCGTAATCTCCTACCGGGACGAGGGCCCCAAGCCCCCCATCTCGGTGAACGGCTACGCCTACCCCTTCATCGACAAGGACCTGCTCCAGCGCACCCTGCCCTACCTCACCTACCTCACCCCCTTCACCTACGGCATCACCCCCCAGGGCGGGCTGGTGGATCTGGAGGACGAGGTGCTCCTGGCCATGGCCAGGAGCGGCGGCGTGGCCCCCCTAATGCATCTGTCCACCCTCACCGAGGAGGGGAATTTCTCCAACGACCTGGCCCACCTGGTGCTCACCGATATGGGGGTGCAGGACAATCTGGTGGCAAACGTGGTGCGCACGCTGGAGGAGAAGGGCTACCGGGGGCTGGACGTGGACTTCGAGTTCGTCTTCCCCGAGGACGCGCCCCGCTACGCCGCCTTCCTGGCCCGCCTGCGGACGGTCCTGAACCCCTTGGGTCTGCCCGTCATTGCCGCCCTGGCTCCCAAGACCTCGGCCACCCAGCGCGGGCTGCTGTACGAGGGGCACGACTACCGCGCCATCGGCGCGGCGGTGGACGAGGTGCTGCTCATGACCTACGAGTGGGGCTATACCTACGGCCCCCCCATGGCCGTGGCCCCCCTGCCCAACGTGCGCGCGGTGGTGGAGTACGCCCTCACCGAGATCCCGGCCGAAAAGCTGTGGCTGGGGGTGCCCAACTACGGGTACGACTGGCCCCTGCCCTTCGTAAAGGGGGAGACCCGTGCCCGCTCCATCTCCAGCCGCCAGGCGGTCAATCTGGCGGTGCGCTACGGCGCGGCCATCCAGTACAGCGACTACGCCCAGGCCCCCTGGTTCCGCTATACCGACGGGGAGGGGCGCGCCCACGAGGTGTGGTTCGAGGACGCGCGGAGCATCCGGGCCAAGCTGGCGCTCATTCCGGAGTACGGGATGATAGGGGCCGGATACTGGAACCTCATGCGCCCCTTCCCCCAAAATTGGCGGGTTCTTGACGGGTTTTACGACATACGGCAGGTGTAA
- the purD gene encoding phosphoribosylamine--glycine ligase — protein sequence MHVLIVGGGGREHAIAWALSKSPKVTALSCAPGNGGIAALARCVPVKATDVEGMVDWARSNAVDFVVVAPDDPLALGMVDALEEAGIPAFGPRKNAAVIEASKVFSKDLMERYHIPTAKYKSFTDMEAALAYVRREGAPIVVKADGLALGKGVVVAQTVEEAEQAVRAMMADKKFGAAGTRLVIEACMTGPEVTVLAFCDGEHLIPMPSSQDHKRAFDGNRGPNTGGMGAISPSPNYTPEVAARCMEEIFLPTVAALKAEGRPFQGVIYFGLMLTGDGPKVVEYNARFGDPECQAVLSLLESDLLDVFTACRAGTLDTLDIRWRDEAACCLVLASGGYPGAYQTGYPISGLEEAGKTAVVFHAGTKLGEHGQILTSGGRVLGVTATGETLDKAIGAAYDSARRITFTDMHLRTDIGRV from the coding sequence ATGCACGTACTAATCGTCGGCGGCGGCGGGCGTGAGCACGCCATCGCCTGGGCCCTGTCCAAAAGCCCCAAGGTCACCGCCCTCTCCTGCGCCCCCGGCAACGGCGGCATCGCCGCGCTGGCCCGGTGCGTGCCCGTCAAGGCCACCGACGTGGAGGGCATGGTGGACTGGGCCAGATCCAACGCCGTGGACTTCGTGGTGGTGGCCCCGGACGACCCCCTGGCTCTGGGCATGGTGGACGCCCTGGAGGAGGCGGGTATCCCCGCCTTCGGGCCCCGCAAAAACGCGGCGGTCATCGAGGCCAGCAAGGTCTTTTCCAAGGATCTGATGGAGCGTTACCACATCCCAACCGCAAAGTACAAATCCTTTACAGATATGGAGGCCGCGCTGGCCTACGTCCGGCGGGAGGGCGCGCCCATCGTGGTCAAGGCCGACGGCCTGGCCCTGGGCAAGGGCGTGGTGGTCGCCCAGACCGTGGAGGAGGCCGAGCAGGCCGTGCGCGCCATGATGGCGGACAAAAAGTTCGGCGCGGCGGGCACGCGGCTGGTCATTGAGGCGTGCATGACGGGGCCCGAGGTCACCGTGCTGGCCTTCTGCGACGGGGAGCACCTGATCCCCATGCCCTCCTCCCAGGACCACAAGCGGGCCTTCGACGGCAACCGCGGCCCCAACACCGGCGGTATGGGGGCCATTTCCCCCTCCCCCAACTACACTCCCGAGGTGGCCGCGCGCTGCATGGAGGAGATCTTCCTCCCCACTGTGGCGGCTTTGAAGGCCGAGGGGCGGCCCTTTCAGGGCGTGATTTACTTCGGTCTTATGTTAACCGGGGACGGCCCCAAGGTGGTGGAGTACAACGCCCGCTTCGGCGATCCGGAGTGCCAGGCGGTGCTCTCCCTGCTGGAGAGCGACCTGCTGGACGTTTTCACGGCCTGCCGCGCCGGCACGCTGGACACGCTGGACATCCGCTGGCGGGACGAGGCGGCCTGCTGCCTGGTGCTGGCCTCGGGGGGCTACCCCGGCGCCTACCAGACCGGCTACCCCATCTCCGGGCTGGAGGAGGCGGGCAAAACCGCCGTGGTCTTCCACGCGGGCACCAAATTGGGGGAGCACGGCCAGATCCTCACCTCCGGCGGCCGGGTGCTGGGGGTCACCGCCACAGGGGAAACCCTTGACAAGGCCATTGGCGCCGCGTATGATAGTGCGAGGCGCATCACCTTTACAGACATGCACTTGCGCACCGACATCGGGCGGGTGTAG
- the nagB gene encoding glucosamine-6-phosphate deaminase — protein MRIYCAEDYQGMSRRVANIIAAQLVAKPACVLGLATGSTPVGAYQRLAELCRAGDISFAEAATVNLDEYKGLAPTHDQSYRYFMQHNLFDHVDVRPEHTFVPDGLAADADGECARYDALVKSLGGSDLQLLGLGRNGHIGFNEPGSAFVVPTHVVDLTQNTIDANARFFASADEVPRQALTMGVGCIMAARKILVAASGADKADAVYRAFRGPVTPEVPASILQLHPDVTLVADKAALGKLIEAGEDVCG, from the coding sequence ATGAGAATTTACTGCGCTGAAGACTATCAGGGCATGAGCCGCCGCGTCGCCAATATCATCGCCGCCCAGCTCGTCGCCAAGCCCGCCTGTGTGCTGGGCCTCGCCACCGGCTCCACCCCCGTGGGGGCCTACCAGCGGCTGGCGGAGCTGTGCAGGGCCGGGGATATTAGCTTTGCCGAGGCCGCCACCGTCAACCTGGACGAGTACAAGGGCCTCGCCCCCACCCACGACCAGAGCTACCGGTACTTCATGCAGCACAACCTTTTCGACCACGTGGACGTGCGCCCGGAGCACACCTTCGTGCCCGACGGCCTGGCCGCCGACGCCGACGGGGAGTGCGCGCGCTACGACGCGCTGGTCAAGTCCCTGGGCGGCAGCGATCTTCAGCTGCTGGGCCTGGGCCGCAACGGCCACATCGGCTTCAACGAGCCGGGATCGGCCTTCGTGGTGCCCACCCACGTGGTGGATCTGACCCAGAACACCATCGACGCCAACGCCCGCTTCTTCGCCTCGGCGGACGAGGTGCCCCGCCAGGCCCTGACCATGGGCGTGGGCTGCATCATGGCCGCCCGCAAAATCCTGGTGGCCGCCAGCGGCGCCGACAAGGCGGACGCGGTGTACAGGGCCTTCCGCGGCCCCGTCACCCCGGAGGTGCCCGCCTCCATCCTCCAGCTCCATCCCGACGTGACCCTGGTGGCCGACAAGGCCGCCCTGGGGAAGCTGATCGAGGCGGGTGAGGACGTATGCGGATAA
- the msmX gene encoding ABC transporter ATP-binding protein, translated as METCRNVRAGSLCAGKGAFAEALPLRLSYMATVTLNNVKKIYDNKVTAVHDFNLEIADKEFIVLVGPSGCGKSTTLRMIAGLEDISDGDLFIGAKRMNDVEPKDRDIAMVFQSYALYPHMTVYENMAFALQLRKMPKAEIDKKVREAAEILDITSYLDRKPKALSGGQRQRVAIGRAIVREPQVFLMDEPLSNLDAKLRNQMRAEIIKLRQRIDTTFIYVTHDQTEAMTLGDRIVIMKDGFIQQIGTPQEVFNHPANIFVAGFIGSPQMNLFDAKLVKDTGGYHVEVAGATMALSDKIQQALSAKGAGDKAVTLGIRPEHILFQDGPGEHTITGHVDVSEMMGSELHLHVAAGDKDVVLRIPTTDLPEEHRGGVRFGTEVNFTFRPELIHLFDPETEENLL; from the coding sequence GTGGAGACCTGCCGTAACGTCCGCGCAGGTTCGCTCTGCGCGGGCAAGGGGGCATTTGCGGAGGCATTGCCCCTACGGCTCTCGTACATGGCAACTGTAACCCTGAACAATGTGAAGAAGATCTATGACAACAAGGTGACGGCGGTCCACGACTTCAACCTGGAGATCGCGGACAAGGAGTTCATCGTCCTGGTCGGCCCGTCCGGCTGCGGCAAGTCCACCACTCTGCGGATGATCGCCGGCCTGGAGGACATCTCCGACGGCGACCTGTTCATCGGCGCGAAGCGCATGAACGACGTGGAGCCCAAAGACCGGGACATCGCCATGGTCTTCCAGAGCTACGCCCTGTACCCCCACATGACGGTCTATGAGAACATGGCCTTCGCCCTCCAGCTGCGCAAGATGCCCAAGGCGGAGATCGACAAGAAGGTCCGCGAGGCCGCCGAGATCCTGGATATTACCTCCTATCTGGACCGCAAGCCCAAGGCCCTGTCCGGCGGCCAGCGCCAGCGCGTGGCCATCGGCCGCGCCATCGTGCGCGAGCCCCAGGTCTTCCTGATGGACGAACCCCTGTCCAACCTGGACGCCAAGCTGCGTAACCAGATGCGCGCGGAGATCATCAAGCTGCGCCAGCGCATCGACACCACCTTCATCTACGTCACCCACGACCAGACCGAGGCCATGACCCTGGGCGACCGCATCGTCATCATGAAGGACGGCTTCATCCAGCAGATCGGCACCCCCCAGGAGGTCTTCAACCACCCCGCCAATATCTTCGTGGCCGGCTTTATCGGCTCCCCCCAGATGAACCTGTTCGACGCCAAGCTGGTCAAGGACACCGGCGGCTACCACGTGGAGGTGGCGGGGGCCACCATGGCCCTGTCCGACAAGATCCAGCAGGCCCTGTCCGCCAAGGGCGCGGGCGACAAGGCCGTGACCCTGGGTATCCGCCCCGAGCACATCCTCTTCCAGGACGGCCCCGGCGAGCACACCATCACCGGCCACGTGGACGTGTCCGAGATGATGGGCTCCGAGCTGCACCTGCACGTGGCGGCGGGGGACAAGGACGTGGTGCTGCGCATCCCCACCACCGACCTGCCCGAGGAGCACCGGGGCGGCGTCCGCTTCGGCACCGAGGTCAACTTCACCTTCCGGCCTGAGCTCATCCACCTCTTCGACCCCGAGACCGAGGAAAATCTGCTGTAA